The Hydra vulgaris chromosome 14, alternate assembly HydraT2T_AEP genome includes the window AAGACCTTCTTGGCATTGATAAAGGAGTAGGTCCGCAATCTTTACCTGCTAATGCTGTTAGCAATGATGCAAATTTAAAACCAGTTCagttatagtaaaaaaagtccagtaaattaaaaaaaaaagttgattcattttaaaatgatgGTGACTTCTAGTACGTTTTGCAGGATAGtaatgaagaatttttttttctagctaaTTCGAAGAAATTGATTTTGGTATCGCTTCTGGTAATCCTTTAAACCCAGAtaccccaccacgtccctggtagtaacgcgcttaacttgtttctccgcgcagcggtctTGTTTGTCaaagttcgtgtttcggagttatagagttgagagagggttataaccacaattaagtagcctcctcgtctgtagtggccttctcggccttggagaggtgaattaacaaaaaacaaacaaacaaaaaaaaacattcatcaCCCAGCGTAACTATATTTTGTCAAGGTTTATGgtaaacaagaaaatttttgaggtattacatttttaaagtgAAACACATCAAAAATAATGGTACTGTAGGAACAATTATAAAATGagtgtctaaaaaaaaaatttcgcaatGAATCTTTGATTTCCAGAATAGATGTAATTCAAATATTGTCCTTGTCAATTATCAATTATGAAATCAAAATCTCGTTTTATAAACATGcttcatttcaaaaataaaataactgatgttggcatttattaaaatttatttaaagtaccggttatatgttaatttatacTATCTATggtatatttaagttttttgtttatttattagacTTGAGTAATTAACAATACATTGTATCTCATCTTGTTTCAACTCGACTAAGATTTAAAAGGAAATGAACATAAATTTGAAGACCTTTTTccattcatttttgttttttgtaccaAAAGAAGAAATGTACCAAAACATTTCATAAACTGAAATTGGAATTACAGACCTGAGTTTTGGgttataatttgaattttttatttatgtcgcataaaaaaattctcaatcTACATTTCAAAAGCGTTTCCTCTCACTCCATTTTATAGTATATCTTGCGATATAATAATAGGAAAAGTTTGAGGAGGAAATTCTTCACTTGAAACCACATGCTAATGATTGGTTTACAAAAATGGTTTCACTTGGACGGAAATGTCACATAGTTAGATTCAATTTCACAAATTACCTCGATAAACAGAACATTCTGTTTAATGTTATACCAGAAAAAAACACCTGAAGCAGTACATAAAAACCTGAACAAGGCACTAATAAGGTTTTTTACtcaaaatctctaaaaaaaaaaagagcaatgCAATGCTTCTTACATTTTAAAGTGCATTTCTgtaagttttctttaaaatagaACAATAGTCTCTAATATTTCTGTaacattttaaagattaaaatgttatattagaAACATTTATCAGAATAACAATTCCTTATACTTGTTTCactttttgaaatgaaaatattatgatGGAAGTATCAATCAGAAGAGGATCTCAGTTGAAGACAGCAACGTGTTTTCAAACATTTACTCAATTTTATAATGTGAGTGTGTAAAGTGTGCAATGAGTTTCAATTGGGCACAAGACGTGttttagacttttaaaaaacctattaaaACGTACTAATAggctttttaaatgtttcaattaCGTATTATGCTCACTAGGTTAGATGCTTCAGCTCTTTTTCAAAATACACCTTATTGCTTTTTTAGGTAAGGGACATTTACTAGTTAATGACAGTTATAAAGCtattaaatttgctaaaataGCGCAATGCATAactaatataagtaataaaactaaacGAGACATCCTACGATCTACATTAACACTTTACGTTTACTTACATTAAAGTGGTAgtcatttgttgttttttctttgaattgTCAAGACAAATGAAAAGTATGCTACAACTACAACGCGTGAAAACgtttaacatttatttgttattgCATTGTTGAAAAACACAcattaatatagtaaaaaaaatcacacCATTTTGTTGGAAGTCTAATGAATCTTTTCCAAAATCTGAAAGAACCACGGCAAAATGCGTTCCAAAAGGCTCAAAAAATCCTCCAAAAAtctttgataaaatgttttgaaaagactcaaaaaactttttaattcttattaattatttttattttttattctttctcaaaaaagtcttttgagaaagaataaaatttttttttgtgaaggtTATAATTATTCATAGTTAAGCTATTTTTAGCTCCATTATTAATTAGTCCcgataataacaaaaaaccaGATATTTTTGACGCGCGTTTTCAACGTTTATTAATAGTCAAATTACGTCACAAGTTTTTTTCGATTGCGATTTGGCTTTTCTGCTACCAATCAAGTCATTTGTACGTGTTtattatcttgtttttttaatggctCATTAACCATAATGgtttgttattgtatttacaCAGTTTTAcaagtaaagttaaaatattgtagCAACATTACTCAAAAATGACACCTACcataaatagaaattaaaaataaaatcattcaaCTATTCACTATAAAAACCATACTGTTTAAatcattaagttaaaaaaaaaatgtctagcAAAAATCGGAAGCTTTATAAACGTTCACCTAAATGCTCAAGATGTCGTAACCACGGTATAAAGAATGCGTTAAAAGGACACAAGCAAACTTGTCTCTTTAAGGAATGCGTCTGCATGAAGTGCTTGATTAGCGCCGATACTCAAAAAAATACCGCAGATCGAATTGCACTTTATCGACAACTTGTTCGAGCTGAGAAAATGAGGAAAACGGAGTTTCATTCATCAAAATCCGATTtcaaaaaaggtaataaaatgtgaaaataaaaaaaacctacaATTCATTTTACTATAATATTGTCGTCtggttattattaaaacttgattagagtttatttttatttagtattatcaaattttaatttaataaaaatcctaataaaagctgtaaaaatataattttgttttaaaaatgtaattgttgttttaaaacaacatttaaaaattaaagcacAAATTCACCTGTAAGCAAAAAGTTCTATTCCTGatgtttatataaagtatttacacaaaaattagtctttgtaaattgttaataattctTAACTCTGATACttaattaacacttttttttttatagaatcgGCTGAATCCATATCAAATTCAAATATCGACAACAGTTCAACAGCTAAGTATAAAGATGTGTATATAGATTTGAACGattcaaaaaagtttcaattcaacgtaattaaaactgaaaaaatggCTTTTCCTTTTATTACTTCTAATATAAATAGCCAACCGCATGTTTACCGAGATTACAACgaacatttttataaaggaTCTTTCAGCCAAACTTCTTGCAATGGTAACTTagctaacttatttaaagaaaaatctgaaaattatGATTCATTTCAAATACTCCAACTTAGCGATAAGTACAATTGTCCACTGAAGATATTAAAACATGGTGTATGTTGTTCTGAACTTTATTGTCCTGTTCGTTCATACTGTGcacttaaaagaaatttttcaataaaagataaatttgaagatgtctgaaatttttattcagtAAATTGTTTTACACATAAAAATTCTACTCATATTTTAGCGTTTTTCAAAAAGCTACGCTTACTTTGAAGATAAGCATATAtttattcatgtatatatatttatatgatatatatgtggaaagtattataattttatgaaataattcagatgaaaaaatataatatatattataaaatatatatatacatatgtatatattttataatatatatattataaaatatatatatacatatgtatatattttataatatatatatatatatatatatatatatatatatatatatatatatatatatatatatatatatatatatatatatatatatatataaacatgttttcCGATGTAAGTCGTTAATGTTTAACAACatactattttttcattttgatctCAACACCGTCGTCAAAATGAAATTACTTTAAACAGAAACTCTTTCCTAATTTTTCTATGTAACATTTGGGGATgaaagtagtttttattttaagaaaagcaTAAAACCGTAAAAGGTGTTTTGAGCAATAGTACTACAATAGTAGTACTAAAAGGATTGTGGGTGGGAGTTTTTATTTGTGTCTTTGtttcagttacaaaaaaaaaaattacacattcTGTTAATTTTGGATATTTGTCCTACTTTATAAGAAACTACTCAAGATCAAAAGTAGTTGCCTACATAcaaagtttcataattttttccacaaaaaaatgTCAGGAAAAACTATTTCTACTTAACTGCTTTCGTAAATGTCTGGAAAATGTGATTAACAAAGTTTGgcactaattattttaaattgacttCCTATTTATTCTCTTTAATTGTTATTCgtaactatatttaaaataaatgttgatttccttcatttcttaaaaaaaatatttaaaaattaaatatgattttagaggcattttaaaaatgacattttttttttttttttgatttaaaaaaaaattcttattgcaCTATAATAGAGGTAAAGAACAGAGATAATATCGATAATATAACAGAGATAATATCGACGAATTTTAATTCGTAGTTATTATCTCTGTTATATCATTTCtgttatattatacattatattatatttatttaaaaaaagtctttagagAGTTTAAAAACTccctaaagaatttttttcaaatcaaaacaTTTCAGTTAACGGatttaggaatttttttgtGCAACAAAAAACtagagttattgaaaaaaaaaaaaaataaataaataaaaatagtattccTAAGGTTAGTTTGCAATAATTTTAGTAGAGTTATTATCAAAAACAATTAAGTACGTGTTTCTTCAAACACATTCAAAGTTATTGTCCTAAAGAATCAGGCGATttcgaacaaaaaaaatactgaatgtCACCAATTCCGctctttttttacatatttgctTTGTATAGTAGATGCAATGatgaatacaaaaaattttggtCTAAATATTTGTTGTGTCAGCCGTGGCGGTACTTTGAAAATCGGAcgaattttattcaatttgcTTATTTTGCATTATGTCATACTTGAAGAAGCTATAACTggaatattatttattttaaaatgttttgtcaacttatttataaaagcCAGCTACAAGTTTtgctagaaaaataaaatagaaaaaataaaaagttattcgCCATCTAGAAGTCATCGTCTAAAAGTACAATAATTGTGAACAAGTACAAACTTTAACAAACCGTAAAAGTTGAAGCCAACATTGCCACGCGGGCTTTTTTACACCATATAGTAGCTGTTGGTCTAatcttctatataaaaaaataaaattgtgagTGGTTGCATTCGCATCTAAAACAACCAGCcgtgataaacatttttttttaaaaaactgttctaACTTTAGACagctaataaaattgaataactacatttgaataaaacaatgtttaaaagttttatttcagaagacaacaaataaaaaaagttaccttTGTAACTATACCAGGGTACGATATACTACTATGTTCCACAGCCACCCAACTGTCTCTCTTATACGCAGCTAACTCATCGGTAATAAAATGtacttaaataaacaaatgcaCTAATAATAGATATAATTCACTGatactaaaaaatgtaaataaatacactgatgcaaaaaaataagcatattttaaaatcagaaaattcTCTGCTGTTGTCATTTAACTATCTATGTCAGTACTATGTTTTGATAactgttataatatattatattatagcaTTCACCTGTTCTTGTATTACCATTCCAAATTCattttcatcatcttcatcgctattttcaacatttttattatcgTAGTTatcataattttctttattattcagTTCTTCTGTGTCAATCAGCTGATTGCTTGCTGTTTTTAACGGTTCTATCAATGATccttctttataatttttggccCATCtcgaaaaaaagatttaatctgCTGCGAAGTAACTGATTGGTGGGAATCTAAATCTTTACGAAGTAACTTCTTTACCTGGTCTggacttatttttttatctgtCTGTTGACcttcaataaagtatttatacagCAAggaactttgaaaataaaaaaaattgaaaaccgCTTCGTACTGGTAGAGCCCACCCAACTTCTTGAAATCAAGACATGATAGAATGTTGTTCACATGCACTTTTGAGAATCACATCAGATATAGTAAGTGTGTCTCTTGATATCGGCAATTTCATTGTTGaagatgattttattttttatataaacgacTTTTCATGGCCAACAACACGGTTTTCAAAGTGAGGGGGGCACAATAGTCAGCTTctaaaaaagtcctctatatcctaaattttccacaaaaaaaaaacctttagaaaaaaagtggaggggggggggaaggggtaCGTGCCCTCCGGCGTCGTCAGCCctgctttttaactttatccatTGCCGAcgttatttgcaaaaaaattttttattgtttttgttttttttttgtttttttttttgctatgtaTTTTTTGTTCCATAGTATACATTTTCGTGATTACATAATAAAGATTCGTTAAAAttgaatatacatataaatatatataaaaaaaaaaaatcacaaacataaataataaacaaacttctGTAATACGAACTGTAAGaagaacgcgggaaacttgcagaagaccaaaaggtcttatcatcaagaaccTTTAAATtgtcatacatatatatatatatatatatatatatatatatatatatatatatatatatatatatatatatatatatatatatatatatatatatacgtatagaaaaattaaaatatttacaaaatttttacgttaaattgttacattataattgtATTAAAGTGTAAGATAACAATTATACAAACATGTATCGTTACTTTTTCTTAATATTGCCACGTTTATTGCTAACGCAatgtttgaaatatataataaagtatattaaaaaagtttatataagaAGCTAGCAGTgaacaaatttagaaaaaatcagtaagtaaatttttatactttaaaatactctttttaatagtttttttaaagccatTTAAGTTTTCAaggttaataatattttgattaagtaataaaaacttattccaGATATGAGGTGCAcgataagtaattttaaattgcacAAGCTTAGTTTTGCATGAAGGCTCAAAAAGGGTACTATTTGTGCGCAACAGGTATTTATACTCGggcttttgtttataaaaactatagaAAAATGAAggagttttttgcattttactATTATACATAAGACTTagaacattatatatatttagttcaaACAATGTTAGTAAAGACATCTGTTCAAAAAGAGGCTTTGTGtgttcgtttttatttttaaaattaattactcgTATGTATTACTATTTATGTATTACTAATAACTAGCATGCTTCTGTTTACGATAGAGAGGTTCTAGTTTGCTTTTATAGGTACTACCCCATGCTGTATTACcgtaatttaaataactttgaacaAAGCTATAGTAGATTTGTTTGAGTAGCGGCTTTTTCAATAAATGGCGTGATCGGTATATTATTCCgatacttttagatattttactACTTAAATAGGCGATATGTTTATTCCAATTTAGATTttcgtcaataaaaacacctaaaaatttagtaacatTATCCCTACTTATTTCtctattttcaataaacaattttgGACGAGAAGATtcgacttctttttttttataagaaggatgaaataaagaaaacttcGTTTTACTTAAGTTaatagaaagtttatttgccCTAAACCATccagaaattttttctaattcttgaTTCATTTCTACGCACAGTTCGTTTATAATTTTTCCGGAGATAAAAAAGTTgctatcatcagcaaacattatagttgAAATTCTTTTTGATGCCCGATAGAGATCGTTAACgtagattaaaaaaagcaaaggcCCAAGTATtgaaccctgaggaacaccACACTTTAATATGGAAGGATTAGAGAGTTTATTATCTCCATAGTATATAGATTGCACACTTTATCTAAGTAGTTTCTATCCATTTGTTCGTTCTACCCCTTATGCCATACATGTTAagctttgataataatattttgtggtcgactgtatcaaaagccttaGAGAGATCTATGAATACACCTAATGTAACTTCTCCGTttgtaaaagagttttttatttcatcaactaGGTGAAGGATTGCGTGTTCAGCTGATGTACTTTTTTGAAAGCCGAATTGCTTggactaaataaaattattttctttaaaaaaagtatttactcTATTGTGCATAAATCTCTCAAGTATCTTAGAGAATGTAGAAAGTAATAATATTGGTCTGTAATTGCCTATTTCACTTGTATCTCCTGATTCAAAAATGGTGATGAATACCAGCTAGTGTGTGCGTGTCAAACTCAATCCTGTCAATAAATGATGCACTAAAACCACTCTCTTGACAGAAAATAAGATTACATAATTGTTTGTCTTCTCTTGCTTTTggctttttttaactttttctcgCTTATTAAACGTTTATCTGTTGGACTATATGGAGGAATGATCTGGTAGTCAGATACAAATGTAATGCCACTATATAGTTGATCGATACCTTGCCCAATATCAAAGTATCTCCACAATTCCATATGTTCTGCAAAATACTGTATTGAATGGTACAAACTGACATTCTTGATAGCTTCACCTGATAACGGTGTATTATTGCATTACCTAAACCATTTCCATAGTGTAACGCTATATAAACGTATTCTGCTTTAGTCAAGTCGTTGCCTGCATTAATGAAACtgtatacaatgttttttgctGCCCCACTCTCACGATCGTATTGATCCTTACCTTTTGATGGCTCGTTGTAATCTCGTGTATactttatgatatatttttaagttcaaaattGCTTTGATAGATTTAAATAGATCTAAAAACTCAGCAC containing:
- the LOC124806106 gene encoding uncharacterized protein LOC124806106, translated to MSSKNRKLYKRSPKCSRCRNHGIKNALKGHKQTCLFKECVCMKCLISADTQKNTADRIALYRQLVRAEKMRKTEFHSSKSDFKKESAESISNSNIDNSSTAKYKDVYIDLNDSKKFQFNVIKTEKMAFPFITSNINSQPHVYRDYNEHFYKGSFSQTSCNGNLANLFKEKSENYDSFQILQLSDKYNCPLKILKHGVCCSELYCPVRSYCALKRNFSIKDKFEDV